In one window of Brenneria goodwinii DNA:
- a CDS encoding phage minor head protein — MSDKIPDIIPKESLAWFKAKKLKPGFDYRDVWLEEHSAAFTVAKMTNLDLLNDVKEMLTKALEEGQTFREFQKALEPQLVKRGWWGVREMVDPLTGENKLVQLGSDQRLRTIYDTNMRTARAAGQWQRIERTKRAMPYLLYTLGPSREHRVDHLKWANTCLPVEHPFWLTHSCPNGWGCKCSLRQVSKYEYDEMVKNGVTATAPVYEDGQPTGQVTRTKVPLKTQAPPVKNVKWLNKRTGEEELIPEGIDPGWNYNPGINRQAALERQLNAKQQAFDADQ, encoded by the coding sequence ATGTCTGATAAAATCCCCGACATCATCCCAAAAGAGTCTCTGGCCTGGTTTAAAGCCAAAAAGCTGAAGCCAGGCTTTGACTATCGCGACGTTTGGCTCGAAGAGCATAGCGCCGCCTTTACCGTTGCCAAGATGACCAATCTTGATTTGCTTAACGACGTAAAAGAGATGCTTACCAAGGCACTGGAAGAAGGCCAGACCTTCAGGGAGTTCCAGAAAGCGCTAGAGCCGCAACTGGTGAAACGCGGTTGGTGGGGTGTGCGCGAAATGGTTGACCCGTTAACGGGGGAAAACAAGCTGGTACAGCTCGGCAGCGACCAGCGTTTGCGTACTATCTACGACACCAATATGCGTACCGCCCGCGCCGCTGGCCAATGGCAACGCATCGAGCGAACCAAACGCGCCATGCCGTATTTGTTGTATACGCTGGGGCCGTCACGTGAACACCGCGTTGATCATCTTAAATGGGCAAACACTTGCTTACCTGTAGAACATCCGTTTTGGCTGACGCATTCCTGCCCAAACGGATGGGGATGTAAATGCAGTCTGCGCCAGGTCAGCAAATACGAGTATGACGAAATGGTGAAGAACGGCGTCACGGCCACCGCCCCGGTGTATGAAGACGGCCAGCCGACAGGTCAGGTCACGCGGACTAAAGTGCCGCTGAAGACACAGGCACCGCCGGTTAAAAATGTGAAGTGGCTGAATAAGCGCACGGGTGAAGAAGAGCTAATTCCTGAAGGCATCGATCCAGGCTGGAACTATAACCCCGGCATCAATCGCCAGGCCGCGCTTGAGCGCCAGCTCAATGCCAAGCAACAGGCATTCGATGCCGACCAATAA
- a CDS encoding phage tail sheath subtilisin-like domain-containing protein: MALGSIPNDIRVPLVYIEIDNSMALDSAPAQQHKILVIGQQLASGSAAPLTQNRITSDSTADNLYGRGSMLAEMLKTLRKGNSYTETWAMGIEDLAAGNAASAEIVVTGPATAAGTLALLVCGVTVQVGVSAADTADTVAASIVSAVNAVVTLPVTAAVKADAAGTVVLTANWKGQTTNDLDVRVNYYVGEQTPAGLSVTPTAFTGGTGTPDMSSVVAALGDEWINHIVCPFNDVASLNTLRDELLNRWGPMRMIEAIAYTAVRGTHAATGTWGGNRNDYLITAMGTNQAPQPAYLWAAAYAGIAAYYLAIDPARPLQTLALPGILAPAKEVRWDMTERNLLLFDGVATHYVDASGNVCIEREITTYRVNSFGDADTSYLDITSPATLGNIRYVIKNRFTNRYPRHKLADDDVLDVLEPGQPVMTPKLCTQELIDIFLTELEPAGLVEDFDDYKETLSVVRDTADRNRLNFIIHPNIVNQLRVLAGLIQFKL, encoded by the coding sequence ATGGCGTTAGGCTCTATTCCCAATGATATCCGGGTGCCGCTGGTCTATATCGAAATCGATAATTCGATGGCGCTCGACAGCGCCCCGGCGCAGCAACACAAGATTCTGGTGATCGGCCAGCAACTGGCATCCGGTAGCGCCGCGCCGTTGACGCAGAACCGCATCACAAGCGACAGCACGGCCGATAATCTGTATGGGCGCGGATCCATGCTGGCGGAAATGCTGAAGACCTTGCGCAAAGGCAATAGCTATACCGAAACCTGGGCGATGGGTATTGAAGACCTTGCGGCCGGAAATGCTGCCAGCGCTGAAATTGTGGTGACGGGCCCGGCTACCGCCGCCGGTACGCTGGCGCTGTTGGTGTGTGGCGTAACGGTGCAGGTTGGCGTCAGCGCGGCGGATACCGCTGATACGGTGGCTGCGTCAATTGTGTCGGCTGTCAATGCCGTGGTTACATTGCCGGTTACGGCCGCCGTGAAAGCTGATGCGGCCGGTACGGTGGTGCTCACGGCTAACTGGAAAGGCCAGACGACCAACGACCTGGACGTGCGCGTCAATTACTACGTGGGCGAGCAGACCCCGGCCGGGCTGAGCGTAACGCCGACGGCGTTCACCGGCGGCACCGGCACCCCGGATATGTCATCGGTGGTGGCGGCGCTGGGCGATGAATGGATTAACCACATCGTTTGCCCGTTCAACGATGTGGCCAGCCTGAACACACTGCGCGATGAATTGCTGAACCGCTGGGGGCCGATGCGCATGATTGAAGCCATCGCCTATACCGCCGTTCGCGGCACCCATGCCGCCACCGGCACCTGGGGCGGCAACCGCAATGATTATCTGATTACCGCAATGGGAACCAATCAGGCTCCGCAACCGGCTTATCTGTGGGCCGCTGCTTACGCGGGGATCGCCGCTTATTACCTGGCGATTGACCCGGCGCGGCCGCTTCAAACATTGGCATTGCCTGGCATCCTGGCCCCGGCTAAAGAAGTCCGCTGGGATATGACAGAGCGCAACCTGCTGCTGTTTGACGGGGTGGCAACGCACTATGTCGATGCGTCAGGCAATGTATGCATCGAGCGTGAAATCACGACGTACCGCGTGAACAGCTTTGGCGATGCGGATACGTCTTATCTTGATATCACGTCCCCGGCAACGCTGGGCAATATTCGTTACGTCATTAAGAACCGGTTCACTAACCGCTATCCCCGTCACAAGCTGGCGGATGATGACGTGCTCGACGTATTAGAACCCGGCCAGCCGGTCATGACGCCCAAACTGTGCACGCAGGAGCTGATTGATATCTTTCTTACGGAGCTGGAGCCTGCCGGGTTAGTCGAGGATTTTGACGACTACAAAGAGACGTTGTCCGTAGTGCGTGATACCGCAGACCGCAACCGGTTGAACTTCATCATTCACCCGAACATCGTTAACCAGCTCCGCGTATTAGCGGGCCTGATCCAGTTCAAGCTCTAA
- a CDS encoding gp436 family protein, which yields MSYATREDLLVADGSYVWNVAINRETNELDEAAIAQALEDTDEEINSLLSRRYKLPLETTVPRILNRVAVSIAFYWLADRDNVATELVRKRYEDAIKTLKEIASGQRDIGLPTLEQPTEGESGKVFMTGENPRLFTRNNLKGVL from the coding sequence ATGAGCTACGCCACCCGTGAGGATTTGCTGGTTGCCGATGGTTCCTACGTCTGGAACGTGGCGATCAACAGGGAAACCAATGAACTGGATGAAGCCGCAATTGCTCAGGCGCTGGAAGACACCGACGAGGAAATCAATTCGTTGCTGTCGCGCCGGTACAAGCTGCCGCTGGAGACCACGGTTCCCCGCATTCTGAACCGGGTGGCGGTATCAATCGCCTTTTATTGGCTGGCTGACCGCGACAACGTTGCCACTGAACTGGTGCGCAAGCGCTATGAAGATGCCATCAAGACGTTGAAGGAAATCGCCAGCGGCCAGCGTGATATCGGCCTGCCGACGCTGGAACAGCCTACCGAGGGGGAAAGCGGCAAAGTGTTCATGACCGGCGAAAACCCGCGCTTGTTCACCCGTAACAACCTCAAAGGCGTCTTGTAA
- a CDS encoding DUF2635 domain-containing protein, with translation MKTKHLKPKGSVKVRKPDGTYLKDDGEDLPLSSYWLRRIAEGDLEVTDVATVPVTKSTKAEK, from the coding sequence ATGAAGACCAAACACCTTAAGCCCAAGGGCAGCGTCAAGGTACGCAAGCCCGACGGCACATACTTAAAAGACGACGGCGAAGATTTACCGCTGTCATCCTATTGGTTGCGGCGCATCGCCGAAGGCGACCTTGAAGTCACTGACGTCGCCACCGTACCGGTCACCAAATCCACCAAGGCGGAGAAATAA
- a CDS encoding Mu-like prophage major head subunit gpT family protein, with product MPTPSAEILHALTTSLSAAFTAGLAGVKPQYLRIATEVPSSSASNTYGWLSDLPEIKEWIGERQLAVLSQQGYTITNRTWESSIRVKRENIEDDQIGQYSIVSQGYGRKVGVFPDTLSFKLLSNGFNSLCFDGQNFFDTDHPMAGSTYSNVVGDITTDTGEPWFLIDESQVLKPILYQNRRPFKFVALDDLDNPHTVLNNEFVYGVDGRCNVGFGFWQTAVGSRAPLTVANYEKAVVLLQGMKRDDGEPLGINPTTLVVGRQNRAAAKKIIDAMLVDGGDSNIYYKDVEIVNSPFVVTPA from the coding sequence ATGCCGACTCCATCCGCCGAGATTTTACACGCGCTAACTACATCGCTGAGTGCCGCCTTTACCGCCGGGTTGGCAGGCGTCAAGCCGCAATACCTACGCATCGCTACCGAAGTGCCGAGCAGTTCAGCATCTAATACATATGGTTGGCTGTCCGACTTGCCAGAAATCAAAGAATGGATCGGCGAACGCCAGCTCGCAGTGTTGAGCCAACAGGGTTACACCATCACCAACCGTACATGGGAAAGTTCCATCCGCGTGAAGCGGGAAAATATTGAAGATGATCAAATCGGGCAATACAGCATTGTATCGCAGGGATACGGCCGCAAAGTCGGCGTTTTCCCGGATACGCTGTCATTTAAGCTGCTGTCTAATGGGTTCAATTCGCTTTGCTTTGATGGGCAAAACTTCTTTGACACTGACCATCCCATGGCGGGCAGTACATACAGTAATGTCGTGGGCGACATTACAACGGATACCGGTGAGCCGTGGTTCTTAATTGATGAATCGCAGGTTCTGAAACCGATCCTGTATCAGAACCGTCGTCCGTTTAAGTTCGTCGCACTGGATGATTTAGACAATCCCCACACTGTTTTGAATAACGAGTTCGTGTATGGCGTCGATGGCCGTTGCAATGTCGGTTTCGGCTTTTGGCAAACCGCCGTTGGCTCCCGTGCGCCGCTGACGGTAGCGAACTACGAAAAGGCCGTTGTTCTCCTCCAGGGTATGAAGCGCGACGATGGTGAGCCGCTGGGTATCAACCCGACTACGCTTGTCGTGGGCCGCCAAAACCGCGCCGCCGCCAAGAAAATAATTGACGCTATGCTGGTCGATGGCGGGGATTCAAACATCTATTACAAGGATGTGGAAATCGTAAACAGCCCGTTCGTTGTCACCCCGGCATAA
- a CDS encoding phage virion morphogenesis protein, producing the protein MGIQVEVMGAEKLAQIRQAMEKLADSSLRAELLESIGAIAESQTRRRITDEKESPAGTAWQDWSEGYAKTRHGNQSLLQGNGDLLDSVTFVVERNQVRVGSPLGYAGVHQDGYSGNVAISAHQRLIKKAFGRVLKHPVWQSVKAHSRMMSIPQREWLGLSNSNSEELLHVIGDFWKEVLP; encoded by the coding sequence ATGGGGATCCAGGTCGAAGTGATGGGGGCGGAAAAGCTCGCGCAGATCCGTCAGGCAATGGAGAAGTTGGCAGATAGCAGCCTCCGCGCCGAACTGCTGGAAAGCATCGGTGCCATTGCTGAGTCACAGACCCGTCGCCGCATTACCGATGAGAAAGAATCGCCAGCCGGTACAGCATGGCAAGACTGGTCGGAAGGCTATGCAAAGACCCGACACGGCAACCAGAGCTTGTTGCAAGGCAATGGTGACTTGCTGGACAGCGTCACCTTTGTTGTTGAACGCAATCAAGTGCGCGTCGGTTCCCCGCTGGGATACGCGGGCGTCCATCAAGACGGGTACAGCGGTAACGTGGCGATTAGTGCGCATCAGCGCTTGATTAAAAAGGCGTTCGGCCGGGTACTCAAACACCCGGTTTGGCAAAGCGTGAAAGCGCATAGCCGCATGATGAGCATCCCCCAGCGTGAATGGCTGGGCCTGTCAAACAGCAATAGCGAAGAGCTGTTGCACGTCATTGGTGACTTTTGGAAAGAGGTATTGCCGTGA
- a CDS encoding phage tail assembly protein has translation MATITVTLIHGLVTGKGTADEARHMVVELRELDTKDVIDSQLASERVVIGENGKAHAYCSEVMMGLEMLRRQIASVGDIPGPLSLKQLYQLHPKDLDLLTERASDMDDLLTEVSNRGRTDAAGDGAD, from the coding sequence ATGGCAACGATTACGGTAACGCTGATTCATGGCCTGGTCACGGGCAAAGGCACGGCAGATGAAGCTCGGCACATGGTTGTTGAACTGCGCGAACTGGATACTAAGGATGTGATTGACTCCCAGCTTGCTAGTGAGCGCGTTGTTATCGGCGAGAACGGCAAAGCGCATGCCTATTGCTCTGAAGTCATGATGGGGCTGGAAATGTTGCGCCGGCAGATTGCATCTGTCGGGGATATCCCCGGCCCGCTCAGTCTCAAGCAGCTTTACCAGCTTCACCCCAAAGATCTCGATCTGCTGACGGAACGCGCCAGCGACATGGATGATTTGCTGACGGAGGTCAGCAACCGGGGGCGAACTGATGCCGCTGGCGACGGCGCTGACTAA
- a CDS encoding DNA circularization protein: protein MATTRWEDLRDASFRNVPFYFVDVEGTGGRRAIPHAYPKKEVGWTEDHGAVLTQQQINAILLGSDYQTQLDRLLAALNTAGPGELVHPWFGAQQVQIGKVTHKLSTEQGGIAYVSFEVFEAGEQLFPTQTEDTTATALSAADSVKEALANGDYFAALDGVGNMVDTLLDDLDGFVTNLPSIPDAVNEWMDRLNRFKDQAGIIAAAPGELIRDVTGIISDIKDLVTEPPWALSVYDQLRDKWDGERASQAATKSLAENIVVNVETGFASSVTRSSTIEISDAMQTNIDEFQRMVIVSSLVAQAETVASMTFETSQDAENAGDVLAERLGEQAIDAVESGQRELWRSLRDLRFAVVNDVRIRSVQLPELRRISPTQTTPVMLLAWRETGDAERSDALVTRNRMRHPSFILPSQVIEVVDSE from the coding sequence ATGGCCACGACTAGATGGGAAGACCTGCGCGATGCGTCATTTCGGAACGTCCCCTTTTACTTTGTTGACGTCGAAGGCACTGGCGGCCGTCGCGCCATTCCCCACGCTTATCCGAAAAAAGAAGTAGGTTGGACGGAAGACCACGGTGCGGTACTGACCCAGCAGCAGATTAACGCCATCCTGTTGGGAAGTGATTACCAGACCCAGCTTGACCGCCTGCTTGCGGCGTTGAATACGGCCGGGCCAGGCGAGCTTGTGCATCCGTGGTTCGGGGCGCAGCAGGTACAAATCGGCAAGGTCACGCACAAGCTCAGTACAGAACAGGGCGGCATTGCCTATGTGTCGTTTGAAGTGTTCGAAGCCGGTGAACAGCTTTTCCCCACGCAGACCGAAGACACCACGGCCACGGCGCTGAGTGCGGCCGACAGCGTCAAGGAAGCCCTGGCCAATGGGGATTACTTTGCCGCGCTGGATGGCGTCGGCAACATGGTGGATACGCTGCTTGATGATCTGGACGGCTTTGTCACTAATCTGCCTTCCATCCCTGATGCGGTAAACGAATGGATGGACAGGCTGAACCGCTTTAAAGACCAGGCTGGCATTATCGCCGCCGCGCCAGGCGAATTGATCCGCGACGTCACCGGCATTATCAGCGACATAAAAGACCTGGTCACAGAGCCACCCTGGGCGTTGAGCGTTTATGACCAGTTACGCGATAAGTGGGACGGCGAACGGGCATCACAGGCAGCGACCAAATCACTGGCGGAAAATATAGTTGTCAACGTTGAAACCGGATTTGCAAGTAGCGTGACCCGGTCATCGACTATTGAAATTTCTGATGCCATGCAAACGAATATCGATGAGTTTCAGCGCATGGTGATTGTGTCTTCCCTGGTTGCACAGGCGGAAACCGTGGCCAGCATGACATTTGAAACCAGCCAGGACGCGGAAAACGCCGGCGACGTCCTGGCCGAACGGCTGGGTGAGCAAGCGATAGATGCGGTTGAATCCGGCCAGCGTGAGCTGTGGCGTAGCCTGCGCGATCTGCGTTTCGCCGTGGTTAACGACGTGCGTATTCGTAGCGTCCAACTCCCTGAGCTAAGGCGCATATCGCCGACGCAGACGACGCCGGTGATGCTGTTAGCCTGGCGTGAAACGGGCGATGCCGAGCGGAGCGATGCCCTTGTGACGCGTAACCGTATGCGCCATCCGTCGTTTATCCTGCCATCACAGGTGATTGAGGTAGTTGATAGTGAGTGA
- a CDS encoding phage tail tube protein has protein sequence MILGEAAIRVNGREIKTKGTSTLNPGGYARTAHNGAGKTWGMSRKRVNPSVQLTIAAAEDMDVIEISGWEEVTVMFEGDNGLSYMMTGAAAENPSELSESDGQISVTFIGAKCVKV, from the coding sequence ATGATTTTAGGCGAAGCAGCCATTCGCGTGAATGGCCGTGAAATCAAAACTAAAGGGACGTCCACGCTGAACCCTGGCGGCTATGCCCGCACGGCGCACAACGGCGCGGGTAAAACGTGGGGCATGTCCCGTAAGCGGGTTAATCCGTCTGTGCAGCTTACTATCGCGGCCGCTGAAGATATGGACGTTATCGAGATCAGCGGTTGGGAAGAAGTCACGGTGATGTTCGAAGGCGACAATGGGCTGAGCTATATGATGACCGGCGCGGCGGCGGAAAACCCCAGCGAGTTGTCCGAGTCTGACGGGCAAATCTCAGTCACATTCATCGGCGCCAAGTGCGTGAAGGTGTAA
- a CDS encoding phage protease, with amino-acid sequence MNPQLELLALCFELPRFDNDKLPEWLPVIPAGQFTGRDGRSWVNSNPANVIDASFVYPKLPIDKEHATELKGPKGDDAPAVGWIDTLRLRDDGSIDARIEWNNDGEALIRGKNYLYYSPAFYFTADGQVTSLSSVGLTNKPNLDLPALNSENTDMTIPVQLVTVLGLSATASVDDAVKAIQQIKTSEQVALNRAENPDLTKFIPVETHQLALNRATEAEGKLKAQAENEAEALVDLAIKEGKVAPANKEMYLATCRSEEGRKQFTEFVKVAPVIASGDQAKKPNPTKTNQELTDVELATCRAMGISKEQFLAAKANQEEQQ; translated from the coding sequence ATGAACCCCCAGCTTGAACTGTTGGCCCTGTGCTTTGAATTGCCACGGTTTGATAACGACAAACTTCCTGAATGGCTCCCCGTCATTCCCGCTGGTCAATTCACCGGCCGTGATGGCCGTTCGTGGGTGAACAGCAACCCCGCTAATGTGATCGATGCGTCTTTCGTCTATCCGAAATTACCGATAGATAAGGAGCACGCAACCGAACTGAAAGGCCCAAAGGGTGATGATGCCCCGGCAGTTGGCTGGATTGACACACTGCGCTTGCGGGATGACGGTTCTATTGATGCCCGCATCGAATGGAATAACGACGGCGAAGCCCTTATTCGTGGCAAAAATTACCTGTATTACAGCCCCGCTTTTTACTTTACCGCCGACGGCCAGGTGACCAGCCTGTCCAGCGTCGGACTAACCAACAAACCCAACCTGGATTTACCAGCCCTTAACTCGGAGAACACCGATATGACCATCCCTGTCCAGCTTGTGACAGTGCTGGGACTGTCTGCCACCGCGTCAGTTGATGACGCTGTGAAAGCCATCCAGCAAATCAAAACCAGTGAACAGGTGGCGCTGAACCGTGCCGAAAATCCTGATTTGACCAAGTTCATTCCTGTGGAGACGCATCAACTGGCGTTGAACCGGGCGACGGAAGCCGAAGGCAAGCTGAAGGCGCAGGCTGAAAATGAAGCCGAAGCCCTGGTGGATTTGGCGATCAAGGAAGGGAAAGTGGCCCCGGCCAACAAAGAGATGTACTTGGCAACGTGCCGCAGCGAAGAAGGCCGCAAGCAGTTTACCGAGTTCGTCAAAGTTGCGCCGGTGATTGCCAGTGGCGACCAGGCCAAAAAGCCGAATCCGACCAAAACAAATCAGGAACTGACCGACGTGGAGCTGGCGACCTGCCGCGCTATGGGCATCAGCAAAGAACAATTCCTGGCCGCAAAAGCTAACCAAGAGGAACAGCAATAA
- a CDS encoding phage tail tape measure protein: protein MAKRLDTEIIINLAGNLTAKARQYGANMSEFARRNERAMSVVKATSAAAGRGLDMLGNRYTGLVAGFAGGSMLREFTQIDRRMTRIGIAAEKTKAEMAEMLSGMQDASIKFRVDDSEVVNAIEKVGTVTGDIDYGYKNRNAISASIAASGGSGESIGGLFASFTKFQIQNEQDAIKSMDTLNRLGKEGAFELKDLAEKGARAFSLYASAGGLGVAGIKAVGVVMESAIDATGNRDTAATATENLIRDLQLPKAVKTLRKNGVDVYDKSGKMRDLPTLLQEIAKKSGSRGAEQQNARLLDAGFNQDSILLISSVTSGKGAENLKRYQSVIGDGTGIMKDAEYAAKDFTSAMQSMNTTWNKFANSQLAAPVQELADALNSVDQETVQNWLEIGKNVAIATGGLLVARKAFQISKGAYDFLRPGKKGIPAGVADVFGSGVMPVYVTNMGVGGMGNGGPGVPDLPGSNKSKYDKGGVLGMAINTASEITSLVPFPKTDEERAALIQRAQDNSNRKTMWDDIKKWLTAPPAPPSSPQWDALHPNMMGTYPYIPQQLQQLQGEIEVTVKDDRVQVSKVKINTPGVTMSAQTGIRNVEQD, encoded by the coding sequence ATGGCCAAGCGCCTCGACACTGAAATCATCATCAATCTGGCGGGCAATCTGACCGCCAAAGCCCGCCAGTACGGTGCCAATATGTCTGAGTTCGCCCGCCGCAATGAGCGGGCAATGTCCGTTGTTAAGGCAACCAGCGCGGCGGCTGGGCGCGGGTTGGATATGCTGGGAAACCGCTATACCGGCCTGGTCGCGGGATTTGCTGGCGGTTCGATGTTGCGCGAGTTTACCCAGATTGATCGACGAATGACGCGCATTGGTATCGCGGCAGAAAAGACAAAGGCAGAAATGGCCGAGATGCTGAGCGGTATGCAAGATGCATCAATCAAATTCCGTGTCGATGATAGCGAAGTGGTTAACGCTATCGAAAAAGTCGGCACGGTTACGGGCGATATTGATTACGGGTATAAAAATCGTAATGCGATATCAGCATCTATCGCAGCATCGGGCGGTTCGGGTGAGTCTATCGGGGGGCTGTTTGCTAGCTTTACAAAGTTCCAAATTCAGAATGAACAAGACGCAATCAAATCGATGGATACGCTGAACCGATTGGGTAAAGAAGGTGCGTTTGAGTTAAAAGATCTAGCGGAAAAAGGTGCCAGAGCCTTTTCACTGTATGCATCAGCCGGTGGACTTGGTGTTGCCGGGATAAAGGCCGTTGGTGTAGTTATGGAATCTGCCATTGATGCGACCGGTAATCGTGACACTGCTGCTACTGCTACAGAAAATCTCATTCGTGATCTGCAACTTCCTAAAGCTGTCAAGACATTGAGAAAAAATGGTGTTGATGTTTATGACAAATCTGGAAAGATGCGTGACCTTCCAACGCTGCTTCAAGAAATTGCAAAAAAGTCAGGTAGTCGGGGCGCAGAACAGCAAAATGCCCGCTTATTAGACGCTGGTTTTAATCAGGATAGTATTCTGTTAATCAGCAGCGTGACATCTGGGAAAGGCGCTGAGAACCTGAAACGTTATCAGTCAGTGATTGGCGACGGCACAGGCATTATGAAAGATGCCGAATATGCCGCTAAAGACTTTACGTCCGCTATGCAAAGCATGAATACCACATGGAACAAATTTGCCAATAGCCAGCTTGCCGCGCCAGTACAAGAGCTGGCCGACGCACTTAATTCAGTAGACCAGGAAACAGTACAGAACTGGCTGGAGATCGGCAAGAACGTCGCCATCGCAACGGGCGGATTGCTGGTTGCAAGAAAGGCGTTTCAAATCAGTAAAGGCGCGTATGACTTCCTGCGTCCGGGGAAAAAAGGCATTCCAGCCGGAGTGGCCGACGTATTTGGATCCGGTGTTATGCCTGTCTATGTCACCAATATGGGCGTGGGCGGCATGGGGAATGGCGGGCCGGGCGTCCCAGACTTACCAGGTAGTAACAAAAGCAAGTACGACAAGGGCGGCGTACTCGGCATGGCCATCAATACCGCATCGGAAATCACATCCCTGGTGCCATTCCCGAAAACTGATGAAGAACGTGCCGCACTCATCCAACGGGCGCAGGATAACAGCAACCGCAAAACAATGTGGGATGACATTAAGAAATGGCTGACCGCACCGCCAGCGCCGCCGTCATCCCCGCAATGGGATGCATTGCACCCCAACATGATGGGAACCTATCCCTACATTCCGCAGCAGCTACAACAGCTCCAGGGCGAAATCGAGGTCACGGTTAAAGATGACCGGGTGCAGGTCAGCAAAGTAAAAATCAATACGCCTGGCGTAACGATGAGTGCGCAAACCGGCATTCGCAATGTGGAGCAAGACTAA